One Amblyomma americanum isolate KBUSLIRL-KWMA chromosome 8, ASM5285725v1, whole genome shotgun sequence DNA window includes the following coding sequences:
- the LOC144100236 gene encoding cytosolic endo-beta-N-acetylglucosaminidase-like produces MDVDTSSTSSSDSSSAPRGGPPSRLQRGAKSGLVTEPLEKLDDLLDFTEAPLVAVEALREVKRGNDPQASRTLFCHDMMGGYLEDRFIHGCAKADAYRFHHWQIINTFVYYSHHMVTIPPPGWTSAGHRHGVQVLGTFTLEGDTGLKTFNMIHGRQLEQQVGSQLARVAVLYKFDGWLINIGFQLAKNCVRPLQRLVSAIAEQTHKAVLGSLVIWYDSVIRDGQLSPQNELNANNAGFFQLCDGILLNFRWKESRLKATARYARDRKNDVYVGIDVFSRDTEYEGGYDTYKAVEAVRKHGLSAGIFAAGWVYETQGKAQFTENQYRLWSFPDHCCPEWRVTTLPLRSSFCQGFGDRLCRNGKVTSSLPWFNLCKQQLQPRDQGTWPCGNGSATAMVHTKEAYNGGGCLRLQYEPGDQPTEDKPYFRLFGCDMPLGSLVVTYAVDESGAELFTGEVAVVLTVTSVTGEKEQILLGISTTVPDEKRYAATRHQDPNAVLDTSSTNWATRKYYVRDLSDCLRATLKEVGIGFLSTQVRHCLLGQIVIERPHDDKSGADTLGVDANDSNEGLDDPALDAAADNDAVPPEKRMRF; encoded by the exons ATGGATGTCGATACGTCTTCGACCTCGTCGTCCGACTCATCCTCAGCCCCACGAGGAGGTCCACCAAGCCGCTTGCAGCGAGGAGCCAAGTCTGGTCTAGTCACTGaaccgctggagaaactcgatgaCCTTCTGGACTTCACGGAGGCACCGCTGGTCGCCGTCGAGGCGCTGCGAGAGGTGAAGAGAGGCAATGACCCCCAAGCCTCGAGGACGCTCTTCTGCCACGACATGATGGGCGGGTACCTGGAGGACAG GTTTATCCATGGCTGTGCCAAGGCTGACGCCTACCGCTTCCATCACTGGCAAATAATAAACACCTTCGTGTACTACTCGCACCACATGGTGACCATTCCGCCTCCCGGATGGACCTCCGCCGGCCACAGGCACGGCGTCCAAGTCCTGG GCACGTTCACTCTAGAAGGAGATACCGGCTTGAAGACATTTAACATGATCCACGGACGCCAACTCGAACAGCAAGTTGGATCCCAACTCGCCCGCGTCGCCGTGCTCTACAAATTCGACGGCTGGCTGATAAACATCGGTTTCCAATTG GCGAAAAACTGCGTCCGGCCCCTGCAGAGATTAGTGTCGGCCATTGCCGAGCAGACGCACAAGGCTGTACTAGGATCCCTGGTCATCTGGTACGACAGCGTCATTCGTGACGGCCAGCTGTCGCCCCAGAACGAGCTGAACGCCAACAACGCCGGCTTCTTCCAGCTTTGCGACGGAATCTTGCTGAACTTCCGCTGGAAGGAAAGTAGGCTCAAGGCAACAGCGCGGTACGCGCGTGACCGCAAGAACGACGTCTACGTCGGCATCGACGTGTTCTCCCGTGACACGGAGTACGAAGGCGGCTACGACACCTACAAG GCGGTGGAAGCAGTTCGGAAGCACGGTCtgtcagctggcatttttgctgCTGGTTGGGTCTATGAGACCCAGGGCAAGGCGCAGTTTACAGAAAACCAGTACCG ACTGTGGAGTTTTCCGGACCACTGCTGCCCCGAGTGGCGAGTCACCACGCTGCCTCTGAGGAGCAGCTTTTGCCAAGGATTCGGGGACAGGCTCTGCAGGAACGGCAAG GTTACATCGAGCTTGCCGTGGTTCAACCTGtgtaagcagcagctgcagcctcgTGACCAAGGCACTTGGCCCTGCGGCAACGGCTCCGCCACGGCCATGGTGCACACGAAGGAGGCTTACAACGGTGGCGGATGCCTGCGCCTGCAGTACGAGCCCGGGGACCAGCCTACTGAGGACAAGCCTTACTTTCG GTTGTTCGGCTGCGACATGCCGCTCGGATCGCTTGTCGTCACCTACGCCGTCGACGAGTCCGGCGCTGAGCTGTTCACGGGTGAAGTCGCTGTCGTCCTGACGGTCACCAGCGTCACAGGGGAGAAGGAACAGATTTTGCTCGGCATATCCACCACAGTGCCCGACGAGAAGAGGTACGCTGCGACACGCCACCAAGACCCCAACGCCGTCCTGGACACGTCCTCGACCAACTGGGCTACCAG GAAATACTACGTGCGGGATCTGAGCGACTGTCTCCGTGCCACGCTAAAGGAGGTTGGCATAGGCTTCCTGTCTACGCAGGTAAGGCACTGCCTGCTAGGCCAGATTGTCATCGAGAGGCCGCACGACGACAAATCGGGCGCCGATACATTGGGCGTCGATGCCAATGACAGCAACGAAGGCCTGGATGACCCCGCATTGGACGCGGCAGCCGACAATGACGCAGTACCACCAGAGAAGCGCATGCGCTTCTGA